From one Oscillatoria sp. FACHB-1407 genomic stretch:
- a CDS encoding PAS domain-containing protein, which produces MASSSNNTVEQIATLQAQNADLQRQVQELKAALADSQARHRVAETRLSSIRNNAGAAITSFRVYRDREWDYEYRSVGAETIFGYTSQEFELDPNLWKSRVFAEDVDRVIAPAIARIFAGESFQMEYRFHHKDGSLRWICDTLISQPDDETDSWFVTAIALDVSDRKQTETELQHNRDFIERVMDGSPQLLYIFDLVEQRNLYINRQITTMLGYIPAEIQAWGSLVFRDCVHPDDLPRVQQSMQGWSNIPDGQYLEIDYRMRHKDGSWRWLRSRDVVFERDEAGQPTKILGTAVDISDRKQLELALQLSEEQLRQIIENIPDIFFLKDFKTREVIYINSAYETFSGRSRRAAYQNNDIWLETIHPDDQAFVLAKYQQAKQGTTFFNDEYRRIRPDGSICWVWDRTFPIHDDQGNIYRFAGVVRDITERKQLELALQASEAKLQDILNSAIAAICSLRVYETGDYDYEYMSSGCEAVFGYTKDEFFADKNLWRSRVFPEDLCRVLPPEQITQEITDTVAYRFYRKDGSLRWISNHIKIRRDDTTHTWLVTIVDIDIHDRKTAEIALQQSETKLSNVLNSAGAAITQFRLFADMHWQYEFYSPGSEAIFGYSVEELMHGNIWLSCVHPEDARNVHLPALEQMLAEKSVTIEFRFRQKDGSWRWISETATSRRDDAADCWFVTCVATDISDRKALEFALQVSETKLNDILNSAPAAITSMRQLADQTWITDYRSCGYEQVFGYTGQELEANPGFWLSRVIPEDRGRVITSTTNLKALEPNQATEYRFQHRDGSLRWIAATQAIRWDERAECTVVTIIETDISDRKFAEQALQKAEESYSLATRAAKVGVWEWNLRTNDFYLDPTIKGLLGYTDDEIPNDIEYWATFVHPDDRDAVMVSVQDHLDGKTSEYAYEHRMLHKDGSIVWILARGQVLRDEQGNPERMVGVDMDVSHLKQAEVALQQSEERFREIAQTVSQAFFVHSAATGEYIYISPAYERIWGYSCDTLYQNQKFWLDTVHPDDRPQVLASVAHQCEGNSVQREYRIIRPDGDIRWISAQITLIRDEAGTPLRFIGLAEDISHRKRAEEALRQSEQIFRQAFETSAFGISIRSPEGKYLRVNQTLCQILGYTDVELLQLTYRDVTHPDDLAIAPQQTINKLVTGEIPYYRLEKRFLHKQGHIVWGLISMSVVRDLQQQPLYFVTQVQDITARKATELENLKLRERLQFLIAKTPAAIFTCKVEDDYGATFMSDNIQSILGYKAQEFVQNSEFWMSHVHPDDTSTILAGLDPLFEHGFHTHEYRFLHQDGTYRWMRNGLNLVRDANGKPIEMVGYFIDITDRKQAEDALRLSEELFRQIIENISDVFFLKDAQTGALIYINSAYETVYGRSCQSLYDDPGSWLESIHPDDSAYIQAKYQQELVGQTLFDDEYRLVRADGSIRWIWDRTFPIHDKQGKVYRFAGVTRDITERKRLELALQASETKLNDILNSAIAAISSFRVFANRDWEYEYWSDGCEGIYGYTSQEFMADNHLWLSRIHPDDIEKVILPKYQEIFNESTFLIEFRSYHKDGSLRWVTGSFTSRRDDKNDCWVVTVVNIDITDRKYAEIALRQSQEELRLITNSLPACIAYIDTDRRYRFVNQTYNEWFCLSPEEILGKQIAEVIGEAAYTLAQPYIDQVFTGKTVEYEIEFPYPSGNRYVNAMLVPRIDHITTEVQGYYALVTDISDRKQFEKQLQRSLREKEILLTEIHHRVKNNLQVISSLLDLQANRSQDLHLKMALKISQDRVLSMALVHEALYRLEQFAAMNFAAYAEELIRHLFNTYRSSERRVINHINIDSSINISLDQAVPCGLILNELVTNVMKYGCSDVNTTNLYVSLQRIANTKVQLTVGNEGNTLPTDFNIKRDVSIGLTLVQVLTDQLSGRFEIERGDRTLFKVIFPLDTISR; this is translated from the coding sequence ATGGCTTCTAGCTCAAACAATACCGTCGAACAGATTGCTACCCTTCAAGCTCAGAATGCTGATCTACAACGACAGGTTCAGGAGTTAAAAGCGGCTCTCGCTGATAGTCAGGCGCGTCATCGGGTTGCCGAAACCAGACTAAGCAGTATTCGCAATAATGCTGGAGCTGCTATTACAAGTTTTCGTGTTTATCGAGATCGAGAGTGGGACTATGAATATCGCTCTGTTGGAGCAGAAACAATATTTGGCTACACGTCACAAGAGTTTGAATTAGACCCAAATCTTTGGAAATCGCGAGTATTTGCAGAAGACGTAGATAGGGTCATTGCTCCGGCGATCGCTCGAATCTTTGCAGGAGAGTCTTTTCAGATGGAATATCGGTTTCATCATAAAGACGGGAGCTTGCGCTGGATTTGTGACACGTTGATCTCTCAACCAGACGATGAGACAGATAGTTGGTTTGTAACAGCGATCGCGTTAGATGTGAGCGATCGCAAACAAACTGAAACTGAATTGCAACACAATCGTGACTTTATTGAACGGGTGATGGATGGCTCACCACAGTTGCTCTACATCTTTGATCTGGTTGAACAGCGAAATCTCTATATAAACCGCCAGATTACAACCATGTTGGGCTACATCCCAGCAGAAATCCAAGCATGGGGCAGCCTTGTTTTTCGGGACTGTGTGCATCCCGACGACCTTCCACGGGTTCAACAATCGATGCAGGGTTGGAGCAACATTCCCGATGGACAGTATTTAGAGATCGACTATCGGATGCGACACAAAGATGGTTCCTGGCGGTGGTTGCGATCGCGCGATGTGGTGTTTGAGCGGGATGAAGCCGGACAACCGACGAAAATTTTAGGAACAGCCGTTGACATTAGCGATCGCAAACAATTGGAGTTGGCCCTGCAATTAAGTGAGGAACAACTGCGCCAGATTATTGAAAATATTCCCGATATCTTCTTCTTAAAAGACTTTAAGACGCGCGAAGTAATCTACATTAACTCTGCCTACGAGACGTTTTCAGGGCGATCGCGTCGGGCCGCATACCAGAACAACGATATTTGGTTAGAGACAATTCATCCAGATGATCAGGCGTTTGTTCTGGCTAAATATCAACAGGCAAAACAGGGCACTACCTTCTTCAACGACGAATACCGCCGGATTCGCCCGGATGGGTCTATTTGTTGGGTGTGGGATCGCACCTTTCCCATCCATGACGATCAGGGTAATATTTACCGTTTTGCAGGCGTTGTGCGTGACATCACTGAACGTAAACAACTTGAACTGGCTTTACAAGCTTCGGAAGCCAAATTACAAGATATTTTGAACAGTGCGATCGCAGCCATTTGTAGCTTGCGAGTGTATGAAACAGGTGACTACGACTATGAATATATGTCGTCAGGCTGCGAAGCCGTGTTTGGTTACACAAAGGATGAATTTTTTGCGGATAAGAACCTGTGGCGATCGCGTGTTTTTCCAGAAGATTTATGCCGAGTTTTACCCCCTGAGCAGATCACTCAAGAAATTACTGATACTGTGGCTTATCGGTTCTATCGCAAAGACGGTAGCCTACGTTGGATTTCTAATCACATCAAAATCAGGCGGGATGACACAACCCATACCTGGTTAGTCACAATTGTCGATATTGATATTCACGATCGCAAAACGGCTGAAATTGCCTTACAACAATCAGAAACGAAACTCAGCAATGTTCTCAATAGTGCGGGTGCTGCCATTACCCAGTTTCGCTTATTTGCTGATATGCATTGGCAGTATGAATTTTATTCACCTGGCAGTGAGGCAATTTTTGGCTATTCGGTTGAGGAGTTAATGCATGGCAATATATGGCTCTCCTGTGTGCATCCAGAGGATGCCAGGAATGTCCATTTGCCTGCTCTGGAGCAGATGCTTGCCGAGAAATCAGTCACTATCGAGTTTCGCTTTCGGCAAAAGGATGGCTCTTGGCGATGGATCTCCGAAACGGCAACTTCAAGGCGCGACGATGCAGCGGATTGTTGGTTTGTCACTTGTGTTGCCACTGACATTAGCGATCGCAAAGCTCTGGAGTTTGCCCTGCAAGTTTCTGAAACCAAGCTCAATGATATTCTCAATAGTGCGCCTGCTGCCATTACCAGTATGCGTCAACTTGCTGATCAAACCTGGATAACTGATTATCGCTCTTGTGGATATGAGCAGGTGTTTGGCTACACAGGACAAGAGCTAGAAGCCAATCCAGGATTCTGGTTGTCACGAGTCATCCCTGAAGATCGCGGTCGCGTGATTACATCCACCACTAATTTGAAAGCACTTGAACCCAATCAGGCTACAGAATATCGGTTTCAACACAGAGATGGTAGTCTGCGGTGGATTGCTGCAACTCAAGCCATTCGTTGGGATGAAAGGGCTGAATGTACGGTTGTCACCATTATTGAAACAGACATTAGCGATCGCAAATTCGCTGAACAGGCATTACAGAAAGCAGAGGAAAGCTATAGCCTTGCGACTCGTGCTGCCAAAGTCGGCGTGTGGGAATGGAATTTACGCACAAATGATTTCTATCTTGATCCCACGATTAAGGGATTATTAGGCTACACCGATGACGAGATTCCCAATGACATTGAGTATTGGGCGACGTTCGTTCATCCCGACGATCGCGATGCTGTCATGGTATCGGTTCAAGATCACCTGGATGGCAAAACTTCTGAATACGCTTACGAACATCGAATGCTCCATAAGGATGGCTCCATCGTTTGGATTTTGGCACGAGGACAAGTGTTGCGAGACGAACAGGGCAACCCAGAACGGATGGTCGGAGTTGATATGGATGTCAGCCATCTGAAGCAAGCTGAAGTTGCATTACAGCAAAGTGAAGAACGCTTTCGTGAGATTGCTCAAACCGTGAGTCAAGCCTTCTTTGTGCATTCGGCGGCAACGGGCGAGTATATCTACATCAGTCCCGCTTATGAACGGATTTGGGGGTACAGTTGCGACACACTGTATCAAAACCAGAAATTCTGGTTAGACACAGTTCATCCTGATGATCGGCCTCAAGTGCTGGCATCTGTAGCCCACCAATGTGAGGGCAACTCCGTGCAACGAGAGTACCGGATTATTCGACCGGATGGTGACATTCGCTGGATTTCTGCCCAAATTACGCTCATTCGCGATGAAGCCGGAACCCCGCTCCGCTTTATCGGATTGGCAGAGGATATTAGTCATCGCAAACGAGCTGAAGAAGCCCTCAGACAAAGCGAACAAATTTTTCGACAAGCCTTTGAAACAAGTGCATTTGGCATCAGCATTCGCTCCCCTGAAGGCAAGTATCTGCGAGTTAACCAGACCCTTTGTCAGATTCTGGGATACACCGATGTTGAACTGCTGCAATTAACCTATCGTGATGTCACGCATCCTGATGATTTAGCGATCGCCCCTCAGCAGACCATCAACAAACTAGTCACTGGTGAAATTCCTTACTACCGTTTGGAAAAGCGGTTCTTACATAAACAAGGTCATATTGTATGGGGGTTGATCAGCATGTCAGTGGTACGAGACTTGCAGCAACAACCCCTGTATTTTGTGACTCAAGTCCAGGATATTACGGCTCGCAAAGCGACTGAACTCGAAAACCTGAAGCTGCGAGAGAGACTACAGTTTCTGATAGCAAAAACTCCTGCTGCAATCTTCACCTGTAAAGTTGAAGATGACTACGGAGCCACCTTCATGAGTGACAACATCCAATCTATTTTGGGGTACAAGGCACAAGAGTTTGTGCAAAACTCCGAATTTTGGATGAGCCATGTTCACCCAGATGACACCTCTACAATCCTTGCAGGGTTAGATCCTTTATTTGAACACGGATTTCACACCCATGAATACCGTTTTCTTCATCAGGACGGCACTTACCGTTGGATGCGAAATGGTTTGAACTTAGTCAGAGATGCTAATGGAAAGCCCATTGAAATGGTGGGATATTTTATCGATATCACCGATCGCAAACAAGCCGAGGATGCATTGCGCCTGAGTGAAGAACTCTTCCGCCAGATTATCGAAAATATTTCAGATGTCTTCTTCCTTAAAGATGCTCAAACCGGAGCACTGATCTATATCAACTCAGCGTATGAAACGGTCTATGGGCGATCGTGCCAATCGCTATATGACGATCCTGGTTCCTGGTTAGAATCTATTCATCCCGACGACTCTGCTTATATCCAGGCGAAATATCAACAAGAATTAGTAGGGCAAACTCTTTTTGATGATGAATATCGCCTCGTCCGTGCGGATGGCTCAATTCGTTGGATCTGGGATCGCACATTTCCGATTCATGATAAGCAGGGAAAAGTTTACCGTTTTGCTGGTGTAACCCGTGACATTACCGAGCGCAAGAGATTAGAACTGGCACTGCAAGCCTCAGAAACAAAGCTCAATGACATTCTCAACAGTGCGATCGCCGCTATCTCAAGTTTTAGAGTGTTCGCGAATCGAGACTGGGAGTATGAATATTGGTCAGATGGGTGTGAAGGCATTTACGGCTATACATCACAAGAATTCATGGCAGACAATCACCTGTGGTTGTCTCGTATCCATCCAGACGATATAGAAAAGGTCATCCTACCCAAATACCAGGAAATTTTTAATGAATCTACCTTTTTGATTGAATTTCGGTCTTATCACAAGGATGGCTCCTTACGGTGGGTTACTGGATCATTCACCTCCCGTCGGGATGACAAAAACGATTGTTGGGTTGTGACCGTCGTTAATATTGATATCACCGATCGCAAATACGCTGAGATCGCTTTGCGTCAGAGCCAGGAAGAGTTACGCCTAATCACAAACTCTCTGCCTGCCTGTATTGCCTACATTGACACCGATCGGCGATATCGCTTTGTCAATCAAACTTACAACGAGTGGTTTTGTCTTTCTCCCGAAGAGATACTGGGCAAACAGATTGCAGAAGTCATTGGTGAGGCAGCTTATACTTTAGCCCAACCCTATATTGATCAAGTTTTTACAGGGAAAACCGTTGAATATGAGATTGAGTTTCCTTATCCCAGTGGCAATCGCTATGTCAATGCAATGTTAGTTCCTCGCATCGATCACATCACAACAGAAGTTCAAGGCTATTACGCTCTAGTCACCGATATTAGCGATCGCAAACAATTTGAAAAACAGTTACAGCGATCGCTGCGTGAGAAAGAGATCTTGTTAACCGAGATTCATCATCGGGTCAAAAATAATTTACAAGTCATTTCTAGCTTGCTCGATCTACAGGCTAATCGCTCTCAAGATCTACATCTAAAAATGGCGTTGAAGATTAGCCAGGATCGAGTCCTGTCAATGGCGTTAGTCCACGAAGCTCTCTACCGCCTGGAACAATTTGCTGCGATGAATTTTGCCGCCTACGCCGAAGAGTTAATAAGACATTTGTTCAATACCTATCGCTCCTCAGAGCGGAGAGTGATTAACCATATCAATATTGATTCGAGCATTAACATTAGCCTGGATCAGGCAGTGCCTTGTGGTTTGATTCTCAATGAGTTGGTGACAAACGTGATGAAGTACGGCTGTAGTGACGTTAATACTACTAATTTGTATGTCAGCTTACAGCGAATTGCCAACACTAAAGTGCAACTCACCGTCGGGAATGAAGGCAATACCCTGCCCACAGACTTTAATATCAAGAGAGATGTGTCAATCGGACTAACTCTCGTGCAAGTTTTAACAGATCAACTGAGTGGCAGATTTGAGATTGAAAGGGGCGATCGCACCTTGTTTAAGGTCATATTTCCACTCGATACCATCTCCAGATAA
- the psaB gene encoding photosystem I core protein PsaB — MATKFPKFSQDIAQDPTTRRIWYGIATAHDFESHDGMTEENLYQKIFASHFGHVAIIFLWTSSLLFHVAWQGNFETWSQDPLHIRPIAHAIWDPHFGKPAVEAFTQGGASYPVNIAYSGVYHWWYTIGMRTNGELYTGALFLLVLASIFLFAGWLHLQPRFRPSLSWFKNAESRLNHHLAGLFGVSSLAWAGHLIHVAIPESRGQHVGWNNFLFTPPHPEGLRPFFTGNWGAYAENPDTLDHVFNTADGAGTAILTFLGGFHPQTQSLWLTDMAHHHLAIAVIFIVAGHMYRTNFGIGHSIKEMLDAKNFFGQRVEGQFNLPHHGLYDTYNNSLHFQLGIHLAALGVALSLVAQHMYSMPPYAFMAKDFTTQAALYTHHQYIAGFLMIGAFAHGAIFWIRDYDPAQNKGNVLERVLNHKEAIISHLSWVSLFLGFHTLGLYVHNDVVVAFGTPEKQILVEPVFAQFIQAAHGKVLYGFDTLLSNPDSIATTAWPNHGNVWLPGWLDAINSGANSLFLTIGPGDFLIHHAIALGLHVTTLICVKGALDARGSKLFPDKKDFGFTFPCDGPGRGGTCQTAAWEQSFYLATFWMLNTLGWVTFYFHWKHLGIWQGNVAQFNESSTYIMGWLRDYLWLYSAPVINGYNPFGMNNQAVWDWMFLFGHLVWATGFMFLIAWRGYWQELIETLVWAHERTPLANLVRWKDKPVALSIVQGWLVGLAHFTVGYILTYAAFLLSSTASRFP; from the coding sequence ATGGCAACAAAATTTCCGAAATTTAGTCAAGACATTGCTCAAGATCCAACAACCCGTCGAATTTGGTATGGCATCGCCACTGCCCATGACTTTGAAAGTCACGACGGGATGACTGAGGAAAACCTTTACCAAAAGATTTTTGCCTCTCACTTTGGTCACGTTGCAATTATTTTTCTATGGACTTCTAGTTTATTGTTTCATGTCGCTTGGCAGGGTAATTTTGAAACCTGGAGCCAAGACCCACTGCATATTCGCCCGATCGCCCACGCCATTTGGGACCCTCATTTTGGCAAACCTGCGGTTGAGGCTTTCACACAAGGTGGAGCCTCCTACCCGGTCAACATCGCCTACTCAGGGGTTTATCACTGGTGGTACACCATTGGGATGCGAACCAACGGCGAATTGTATACGGGTGCGCTGTTTCTCCTGGTGTTAGCATCCATCTTCCTGTTTGCGGGGTGGTTGCATCTTCAGCCCAGGTTTCGTCCTTCTCTGTCCTGGTTTAAAAATGCCGAGTCTCGGTTAAACCACCATTTAGCAGGTCTGTTTGGTGTTAGCTCTTTAGCCTGGGCAGGACACCTGATTCACGTTGCGATTCCCGAATCGCGAGGACAGCATGTAGGCTGGAACAATTTTCTATTCACACCGCCCCACCCAGAGGGACTCAGACCCTTCTTCACCGGAAACTGGGGAGCTTACGCGGAGAATCCGGATACCCTTGACCACGTGTTTAACACCGCCGATGGAGCCGGAACTGCAATTCTCACGTTTTTGGGAGGCTTTCATCCCCAGACTCAGTCGCTGTGGTTGACGGATATGGCGCATCACCATTTGGCGATCGCCGTTATCTTCATCGTTGCAGGTCACATGTATCGCACCAACTTTGGCATCGGTCACAGCATCAAAGAAATGTTGGATGCCAAAAACTTCTTTGGTCAGCGAGTTGAAGGGCAGTTCAATTTACCCCACCACGGCTTATATGACACCTACAACAACTCTCTGCACTTTCAACTCGGCATTCACTTAGCGGCTCTGGGAGTTGCCTTATCTCTGGTGGCGCAGCACATGTATTCCATGCCGCCTTATGCTTTCATGGCAAAGGACTTCACCACACAGGCTGCACTTTACACCCATCACCAGTACATTGCAGGTTTCTTAATGATTGGGGCATTTGCTCACGGTGCCATTTTCTGGATACGGGATTATGACCCCGCTCAGAATAAAGGCAACGTGTTAGAGCGGGTGCTTAATCATAAAGAAGCGATTATTTCGCACTTAAGCTGGGTGTCGTTGTTCCTGGGATTCCACACCCTGGGGCTTTATGTCCACAATGATGTCGTGGTTGCTTTTGGCACACCTGAAAAGCAGATCTTAGTTGAACCCGTTTTTGCTCAATTTATTCAAGCGGCTCATGGCAAAGTGTTGTACGGCTTCGACACGTTGTTGTCCAATCCTGACAGCATTGCCACAACCGCCTGGCCTAACCACGGCAACGTCTGGCTTCCAGGTTGGTTAGATGCCATTAATAGTGGGGCAAATTCCCTATTTTTGACTATTGGTCCGGGTGATTTCCTCATTCACCATGCGATCGCCCTGGGTCTGCACGTCACCACTCTGATCTGTGTGAAAGGGGCACTGGACGCACGCGGATCGAAGCTTTTTCCAGATAAAAAGGACTTTGGCTTCACCTTCCCTTGCGATGGTCCCGGTCGAGGTGGCACTTGTCAAACAGCTGCTTGGGAGCAATCCTTCTATCTGGCAACCTTCTGGATGTTGAATACGCTGGGCTGGGTGACCTTCTACTTCCATTGGAAACACCTCGGCATCTGGCAGGGCAACGTCGCTCAATTCAACGAGTCTTCGACCTACATCATGGGTTGGTTGCGCGACTATCTGTGGTTGTATTCGGCTCCAGTCATCAATGGTTACAATCCCTTTGGGATGAATAATCAGGCTGTTTGGGATTGGATGTTCCTGTTTGGACACCTCGTTTGGGCAACTGGGTTTATGTTCCTGATTGCCTGGAGAGGTTACTGGCAAGAACTCATTGAAACGCTGGTATGGGCACACGAGCGGACTCCACTGGCAAACCTGGTGCGCTGGAAGGATAAGCCTGTGGCTCTGTCGATTGTTCAGGGATGGTTAGTGGGGCTCGCGCACTTCACCGTTGGCTATATCCTCACCTACGCGGCGTTCTTGCTGTCATCGACGGCGAGTCGATTCCCGTGA
- a CDS encoding TIR domain-containing protein produces the protein MQGFQDAFISYGRADSKAFAAQLHHHLVEQGLTVWFDFDDIPLGVDYQKQIDDGINRADNFLFIISPHSVNSPYCRLEIELALKRNKRIIPLMHVAEISRETWQQRNPTGTDADWETYQAKGLHSSFINMHPEISKINWVYFRENQDDFQESLKGLLTIFDRHHDYVHQHTQFLAKALEWEENQRRSQYLLVGEDRQHAETWLKTRFTDSQPPCTPTELHCEFITESIKNGENLMTQVFLSYATEDRDIAKKIRSSLLREAFTVWINTTDIQTGVDFENAIKRGIEEANNIVYLLSPRSLTSYYCQLEIDYALSLNKRIVPILVEAIDPQQLPPTLRNLQYIDLTDNLLETDYQHDENQLLRALRQDVAYHEDHKVLLTKAFKWERHNYNPTFLLRGYNLRHAEAWLKLAKHHPRSPSTPLQEKFIAESQRQPPGIAVDVFISYSRADSGFARQLNEALQMQGKNTWFDQESIASGTDFQQEIYRGIETANHFLFILSPSSINSPYCADEVEYAAKLNKRFVTVLHRPINPANLHPELAKVQWLDFNGRDGDFSSNFKDLLRVLDTDAAHLKAHTWLLVRAIEWDNKGRSDSLLLRGDDLSEAEQWLDKSNTKQPEPTELHQNYIRKSREVEAANQRLAQAGARAQQIVRVGWVVLGATVVVGATVWVGARLVAQKMVDSAVELWLKSTVPAISREIGTLFSQVGSTQQIIQKAFTDDLVDLNNKEELEIFYMTLAKAHPNLNWIQFGFANGDYFGLQHTQEGNINIINRDYDPQAQRATRTVESYRRVDDTFEFVETLSTPENYYSPQRPWYRSAVGNPGYQTWTDVYMFASTQTPGIDSSVTVQKQNQLLGVISIAIELRQLSVLLERLQQGQPGALFIITPKGELIASSDPRDLGFTSTERDIPDLVTLDEVENPLAQYASQVFRKNQVSLEHIKAQQIFKHEDSESEVKYRVAINPIRNLDWNLVVVMPESVLTEEFDSYNRITTIAIVLLVLLMVTAVFLLSRQKPKSTDNKSLGVASDKMIG, from the coding sequence ATGCAAGGATTCCAGGATGCATTTATTTCCTATGGTCGAGCAGACAGCAAAGCTTTTGCTGCCCAGCTTCACCATCACTTAGTAGAGCAAGGGCTAACCGTCTGGTTTGACTTTGATGACATTCCATTAGGAGTGGACTATCAAAAACAAATCGACGACGGCATCAATCGGGCTGACAACTTTCTCTTCATCATCTCGCCCCATTCCGTCAATTCGCCCTACTGTCGCCTGGAAATCGAACTCGCATTGAAACGGAATAAGCGCATTATTCCTCTCATGCATGTTGCCGAGATCAGCCGTGAAACCTGGCAACAACGTAACCCCACAGGCACCGATGCAGATTGGGAAACCTATCAAGCCAAAGGGTTACACTCCAGCTTCATCAATATGCATCCCGAAATCTCGAAGATCAACTGGGTCTACTTCCGGGAAAATCAAGATGACTTTCAGGAATCTTTAAAGGGGTTACTGACCATCTTCGATCGCCACCACGACTATGTGCATCAGCACACGCAATTCCTGGCGAAAGCACTGGAGTGGGAAGAAAATCAGCGGCGATCGCAATACTTGTTAGTGGGTGAAGACCGTCAACACGCCGAAACCTGGCTGAAAACTCGTTTCACCGACTCCCAACCTCCCTGCACTCCCACTGAGTTGCATTGCGAATTCATCACTGAGAGCATCAAAAACGGTGAGAACCTGATGACTCAGGTGTTCTTGTCCTATGCCACAGAAGATCGCGACATTGCCAAAAAGATTCGCTCCAGTTTGCTGCGGGAGGCATTCACCGTCTGGATCAACACTACCGATATTCAGACCGGAGTTGATTTTGAAAACGCCATCAAACGAGGAATTGAAGAAGCCAATAATATTGTATATTTGCTCTCTCCGCGTTCCCTCACATCCTATTACTGCCAACTCGAAATTGACTACGCCTTGTCACTCAACAAGCGAATTGTGCCAATTTTAGTGGAGGCGATCGACCCCCAGCAGCTACCCCCTACACTCCGCAACCTGCAATACATCGATCTCACCGACAACCTGTTAGAAACCGACTATCAACACGACGAAAACCAACTGCTACGGGCACTACGACAGGATGTCGCTTATCACGAAGACCACAAGGTCTTGTTGACCAAAGCATTCAAATGGGAGCGACACAACTACAACCCCACCTTTTTGTTACGGGGCTATAACCTGCGCCATGCCGAGGCGTGGCTTAAGCTGGCAAAACACCATCCGCGATCGCCCAGCACCCCACTCCAGGAAAAGTTCATTGCTGAGAGCCAGCGACAACCCCCCGGCATCGCAGTTGATGTCTTTATCTCTTACTCGCGTGCCGATTCCGGGTTTGCCCGTCAACTGAATGAGGCATTGCAAATGCAGGGCAAAAACACCTGGTTTGACCAGGAAAGCATCGCCTCAGGCACTGACTTTCAACAGGAGATTTATCGCGGCATCGAAACAGCAAACCATTTCCTCTTCATTCTGTCACCCAGTTCCATCAACTCGCCCTACTGTGCTGATGAGGTTGAATACGCTGCCAAACTCAATAAACGCTTTGTGACAGTCCTCCATCGCCCCATTAACCCAGCCAATCTGCATCCTGAATTAGCCAAAGTTCAGTGGCTCGACTTTAACGGACGAGATGGTGATTTTTCGTCTAACTTCAAAGACCTGCTGCGCGTGTTAGACACCGATGCGGCTCACCTCAAAGCTCACACCTGGCTTTTGGTCAGGGCGATCGAGTGGGATAACAAAGGACGCAGTGATAGCCTGTTATTGCGGGGGGACGATCTGTCAGAGGCAGAGCAGTGGTTGGACAAAAGCAACACCAAGCAACCAGAACCAACGGAACTCCACCAAAACTACATCAGAAAAAGCCGCGAAGTTGAAGCTGCCAATCAGCGTCTGGCACAGGCAGGAGCACGAGCACAACAAATAGTGCGGGTAGGGTGGGTGGTCCTGGGGGCAACGGTGGTGGTTGGCGCGACGGTATGGGTCGGAGCACGATTGGTCGCCCAAAAAATGGTCGATAGCGCAGTAGAATTGTGGCTCAAAAGCACGGTTCCCGCTATCTCCCGTGAAATTGGCACGCTGTTTAGCCAGGTGGGATCAACCCAACAGATCATCCAAAAAGCATTTACCGATGATCTGGTTGATCTCAACAATAAGGAAGAACTGGAAATCTTTTACATGACGCTGGCAAAAGCGCATCCCAATTTGAACTGGATTCAATTTGGCTTTGCCAATGGGGATTATTTCGGTCTACAACACACCCAGGAAGGCAACATTAATATCATTAACCGAGATTACGATCCTCAAGCGCAACGAGCAACGCGCACGGTAGAATCCTATCGTCGAGTTGACGACACCTTTGAGTTCGTAGAGACGCTCTCCACACCCGAAAACTACTACTCTCCTCAGCGTCCCTGGTATCGATCTGCTGTCGGCAATCCGGGTTATCAAACCTGGACGGATGTCTACATGTTCGCCTCGACCCAAACGCCTGGGATTGACTCCTCTGTGACTGTACAGAAGCAAAATCAGTTATTGGGAGTGATTAGCATTGCGATCGAACTCAGGCAATTGTCAGTTTTGCTAGAACGGTTGCAACAAGGGCAACCTGGGGCACTATTTATCATCACTCCCAAAGGTGAGTTGATTGCATCGAGCGATCCTCGGGATCTTGGTTTTACCTCAACAGAACGGGATATCCCCGATCTAGTGACACTGGATGAGGTTGAAAACCCCCTTGCTCAATATGCCAGTCAAGTTTTTCGGAAGAATCAAGTTTCGTTAGAACACATCAAGGCACAACAAATCTTTAAACATGAAGACTCAGAGTCAGAGGTGAAATATCGGGTTGCCATTAATCCTATTCGTAATCTCGACTGGAATCTGGTCGTAGTGATGCCAGAGTCAGTATTAACAGAGGAATTTGACTCATACAACCGGATTACAACGATCGCGATCGTTCTGTTAGTGCTCCTGATGGTCACAGCCGTGTTTTTACTCTCTCGACAGAAGCCCAAATCTACCGACAATAAATCTCTGGGAGTCGCTTCAGACAAAATGATTGGCTAA